The Neurospora crassa OR74A linkage group IV, whole genome shotgun sequence genome has a segment encoding these proteins:
- a CDS encoding inositol hexaphosphate kinase 3 has protein sequence MMGSTPIPKHHELKPYNLAVAGHDGTMCDSQGELFIKPCTDQELQFYKTANESHQAFADLMPVFMGELELNDSTSVRDLDEQLPAVSEILSKETKEEIIKFSKEQAAEAAAQSPAPSTDRQWTEKAKSRKIETNKSVVLENSAYGYTRPNIMDAKLGKRLWADDAPKAKQERFDIITKETTNGSHGFRIAGMRVYKGSTNPSELDEQGYKVYDKHYGRLEVNADNVVEAMRKFIFNSQAGIDEELGKIIAGLFLNDLKRIEEVLASEESRMYSASLLFTFEGDGNALRAALDRTRADMSGEQYKKDDGPYTPGLSASRVDSGIEMDDEGQMVFPINAAIGQNMILANLAQAPGSQDIQLTADSDADSMSGSSNGDIPRIYSLKLIDFAHAEWTPGQGPDENALFGVRSLIKIFEQLADD, from the exons ATGATGGGCTCAACACCGATACCCAAGCACCATGAGCTCAAGCCCTACAATCTTGCGGTTGCCGGCCA TGACGGTACAATGTGCGATTCTCAAGGCGAACTCTTCATCAAGCCCTGCACCGATCAGGAGCTTCAGTTTTACAAGACGGCCAATGAGAGCCACCAAGCGTTCGCCGACTTGATGCCCGTTTTTATGGGCGAGCTAGAACTAAACGACTCGACAAGCGTCAGGGACTTGGATGAACAGCTCCCCGCTGTTTCCGAAATACTTTCCAAGGAAACAAAAGAGGAGATCATCAAGTTTAGCAAGGAACAGGCTGCTGAGGCCGCCGCCCAGTCCCCCGCGCCGAGCACTGACAGACAGTGGACGGAAAAGGCCAAGTCCAGAAAGATCGAGACCAATAAGTCGGTGGTGCTGGAGAATTCAGCATACGGTTACACGCGTCCTAACATTATGGACGCTAAACTCGGCAAGCGGCTGTGGGCAGATGATGCGCCCAAGGCGAAGCAAGAGCGGTTTGATATAATCACCAAGGAAACCACCAATGGCTCGCACGGGTTTCGCATCGCCGGCATGCGCGTTTACAAGGGATCCACCAACCCCTCTGAGCTGGACGAGCAGGGTTATAAGGTCTACGACAAGCATTACGGCCGGTTAGAGGTCAATGCCGACAATGTTGTGGAGGCGATGCGCAAGTTCATTTTCAATTCTCAGGCCGGGATAGATGAGGAGCTTGGCAAGATCATTGCGGGTCTCTTCCTCAATGACCTAAAGCGCATCGAGGAGGTGTTGGCTTCGGAGGAGAGCAGAATGTACTCGGCGAGCTTGCTGTTCACATTCGAAGGAGACGGCAACGCGTTGAGAGCTGCCCTTGACCGGACCCGAGCTGACATGTCGGGAGAGCAATACAAGAAGGATGATGGACCGTACACGCCAGGTCTATCTGCATCTCGCGTTGATAGTGGCATCGAGATGGATGACGAGGGGCAGATGGTGTTTCCAATCAACGCAGCCATCGGCCAAAACATGATACTGGCGAACCTGGCTCAGGCACCTGGTTCCCAAGACATCCAACTCACTGCCGATTCCGACGCAGACAGCATGTCGGGTTCCTCGAACGGCGATATTCCTCGCATCTACTCCCTCAAACTCATTGACTTTGCACATGCCGAGTGGACACCCGGGCAAGGCCCAGACGAGAATGCTCTGTTTGGCGTTCGGAGTTTGATCAAGATCTTTGAACAGCTGGCAGATGATTGA
- a CDS encoding inositol hexaphosphate kinase 3, variant translates to MCDSQGELFIKPCTDQELQFYKTANESHQAFADLMPVFMGELELNDSTSVRDLDEQLPAVSEILSKETKEEIIKFSKEQAAEAAAQSPAPSTDRQWTEKAKSRKIETNKSVVLENSAYGYTRPNIMDAKLGKRLWADDAPKAKQERFDIITKETTNGSHGFRIAGMRVYKGSTNPSELDEQGYKVYDKHYGRLEVNADNVVEAMRKFIFNSQAGIDEELGKIIAGLFLNDLKRIEEVLASEESRMYSASLLFTFEGDGNALRAALDRTRADMSGEQYKKDDGPYTPGLSASRVDSGIEMDDEGQMVFPINAAIGQNMILANLAQAPGSQDIQLTADSDADSMSGSSNGDIPRIYSLKLIDFAHAEWTPGQGPDENALFGVRSLIKIFEQLADD, encoded by the coding sequence ATGTGCGATTCTCAAGGCGAACTCTTCATCAAGCCCTGCACCGATCAGGAGCTTCAGTTTTACAAGACGGCCAATGAGAGCCACCAAGCGTTCGCCGACTTGATGCCCGTTTTTATGGGCGAGCTAGAACTAAACGACTCGACAAGCGTCAGGGACTTGGATGAACAGCTCCCCGCTGTTTCCGAAATACTTTCCAAGGAAACAAAAGAGGAGATCATCAAGTTTAGCAAGGAACAGGCTGCTGAGGCCGCCGCCCAGTCCCCCGCGCCGAGCACTGACAGACAGTGGACGGAAAAGGCCAAGTCCAGAAAGATCGAGACCAATAAGTCGGTGGTGCTGGAGAATTCAGCATACGGTTACACGCGTCCTAACATTATGGACGCTAAACTCGGCAAGCGGCTGTGGGCAGATGATGCGCCCAAGGCGAAGCAAGAGCGGTTTGATATAATCACCAAGGAAACCACCAATGGCTCGCACGGGTTTCGCATCGCCGGCATGCGCGTTTACAAGGGATCCACCAACCCCTCTGAGCTGGACGAGCAGGGTTATAAGGTCTACGACAAGCATTACGGCCGGTTAGAGGTCAATGCCGACAATGTTGTGGAGGCGATGCGCAAGTTCATTTTCAATTCTCAGGCCGGGATAGATGAGGAGCTTGGCAAGATCATTGCGGGTCTCTTCCTCAATGACCTAAAGCGCATCGAGGAGGTGTTGGCTTCGGAGGAGAGCAGAATGTACTCGGCGAGCTTGCTGTTCACATTCGAAGGAGACGGCAACGCGTTGAGAGCTGCCCTTGACCGGACCCGAGCTGACATGTCGGGAGAGCAATACAAGAAGGATGATGGACCGTACACGCCAGGTCTATCTGCATCTCGCGTTGATAGTGGCATCGAGATGGATGACGAGGGGCAGATGGTGTTTCCAATCAACGCAGCCATCGGCCAAAACATGATACTGGCGAACCTGGCTCAGGCACCTGGTTCCCAAGACATCCAACTCACTGCCGATTCCGACGCAGACAGCATGTCGGGTTCCTCGAACGGCGATATTCCTCGCATCTACTCCCTCAAACTCATTGACTTTGCACATGCCGAGTGGACACCCGGGCAAGGCCCAGACGAGAATGCTCTGTTTGGCGTTCGGAGTTTGATCAAGATCTTTGAACAGCTGGCAGATGATTGA
- the gpr-4 gene encoding G-protein-coupled receptor 4 protein — protein MAIISTILESAFNSPTARTHHGDLRAEIRDGFGDSEQGRGLTDDLAVVSLTFASLSLILTLSTFYWFVKMRKTFRHELIVLLIQSDLIKSVWFVIPSIVHLVRGPLRSDSALCQIAGFGLALGIEASDIAVLLIAIHLLMTILRLRTGLYRYRYWAYGAYCFFPVLFASLAFVDGTGYQEAGHYCYLRTDKSWARRALSWVPRYIICCSILAIYLFVYFYVRSRLEDYGRRSSGNMNHPHSRDTDDVPPTPRLISHGLLASLPNSRRGSAADQNVAIKDRNRSLSSISTLQFELHVDEAGEQPVSKGRRSLKHRPAKMNWNWPGFVPPRSSCENGRLMVEDWDDSMSQPLPSPPLPVHSPERPPRASRSDNSSASPRSYWHRPVPSECSTVHGNHASHDLPPSSTNTTNQGTYHIDLTLSHILTMLRKGPPRTSNTPPTTRPSSMTISPDSISGDSGVTRNRERARRQLYALFAYPLVYIIVWIFPFLSHVGYDDKITPNDPQWILFVSMVSLGIQGTVDCMLFTLREQPWKHAHGDFWTALRARMRFSGSWRDVGFAGRTREEMFHDSQLARKRREQEIADERARRAVHGVTQEGADVEAGAGGPRGAATRKTGAVEWWDTADLLDGMIDDDEELRDDADDDFWAQLYRLNGD, from the exons ATGGCTATCATCAGTACAATTTTGGAGTCGGCCTTCAATAGCCCGACGGCGCGAACCCACCACGGAGATCTCAGAGCTGAAATTCGGGATGGATTTGGGGATTCAGAACAGGGTCGCGGGTTGACAGACGATCTCGCGGTTGTATCACTTACCTTCGCTTCACTCAGTCTCATCTTGACTCTGTCGACCTTTTACTGGTTCGTGAAAATGAGGAAGACGTTTCGGCATGA ACTGATAGTGTTGCTTATTCAGAGTGACTTGATCAAGTCGGTGTGGTTTGTCATTCCCTCGATTGTGCATCTAGTCCGAGGTCCTCTCCGCTCCGACTCTGCCCTTTGCCAAATTGCCGGGTTCGGTCTCGCGCTAGGCATCGAGGCATCTGACATCGCAGTTCTGCTCATCGCCATCCATCTCCTGATGACCATCTTACGCCTGCGGACCGGCCTCTATCGCTACCGATACTGGGCGTACGGAGCTTACTGCTTCTTTCCCGTGCTATTTGCAAGCTTGGCTTTTGTAGACGGCACGGGCTACCAGGAGGCTGGCCATTATTGCTACCTTCGTACAGACAAGAGTTGGGCACGACGGGCCCTCAGCTGGGTTCCTCGCTACATCATTTGTTGCAGCATTCTGGCCATCTATCTCTTTGTCTACTTTTACGTTCGCAGCAGATTGGAGGACTATGGAAGGAGAAGCTCGGGAAATATGAACCACCCGCACTCCCGGGACACAGACGATGTGCCTCCTACCCCTCGATTGATATCACACGGACTACTCGCGTCGCTACCAAACTCCCGAAGAGGATCCGCAGCCGACCAGAATGTTGCCATTAAGGACCGCAACAGGTCTTTGTCGTCGATCAGCACGCTTCAGTTCGAATTGCATGTGGACGAAGCTGGAGAGCAGCCGGTTAGCAAGGGACGACGGTCATTAAAGCACAGGCCAGCGAAGATGAACTGGAATTGGCCTGGATTTGTCCCACCTCGATCCTCCTGCGAAAATGGACGCTTGATGGTGGAGGATTGGGATGACTCTATGTCGCAACCACTTCCCTCACCACCGCTCCCGGTCCATTCTCCCGAGAGACCACCCAGGGCCAGCCGCTCTGACAACTCATCTGCCAGCCCACGCTCCTATTGGCATAGGCCAGTGCCTTCGGAATGCTCAACAGTGCATGGAAATCACGCCAGCCATGACTTGCCGCCAAGCTCCACCAACACTACGAACCAAGGCACATATCACATCGATCTCACCCTAAGTCACATCCTCACAATGCTACGAAAGGGACCTCCGCGAACATCCAACACCCCTCCCACCACTCGACCTTCCTCGATGACGATATCGCCCGATTCAATTAGTGGCGACTCGGGCGTTACTCGCAACCGCGAGAGGGCACGCCGTCAGCTCTATGCGCTGTTTGCTTACCCGCTCGTCTACATAATTGTCTGGAtatttcccttcctctcccatGTAGGCTACGACGACAAAATTACTCCGAATGACCCGCAGTGGATATTGTTTGTGAGCATGGTCAGCCTCGGTATCCAGGGCACGGTCGACTGCATGCTCTTTACTCTGAGAGAGCAACCCTGGAAACATGCTCATGGGGACTTTTGGACAGCGCTACGGGCACGGATGCGGTTCAGTGGCAGCTGGAGAGATGTCGGGTTCGCGGGCAGGACCCGAGAGGAAATGTTCCATGACAGTCAGCTTGCGAGAAAAAGACGGGAGCAGGAAATCGCGGACGAGAGAGCCCGACGCGCTGTTCACGGGGTCACTCAAGAGGGTGCTGATGTTGaagctggtgctggtggccCTAGGGGTGCTGCGACGAGGAAGACTGGAGCGGTTGAGTGGTGGGATACAGCCGATTTACTCGATGGAATGatcgatgacgatgaagaacTACGCGACGATGCGGATGATGATTTTTGGGCCCAGCTCTACCGGTTGAATGGAGACTGA
- a CDS encoding GMP synthase has protein sequence MSSPLTPPPRPIRLAILEADTPVPGAHARYSGYRGVFTHLFTRALASSSSPSSSSSSSSSSSQDQDQDQKQQQGQQHPLSSYLTISAHDVVNNLSDYPSLSDIDAILITGSKHSAYENDPWIVKLTEFVKKVLTEQEGDGDGDGDGDSDDGSIIKGGKKKIIKVIGVCFGHQIIGRALGQVVERNEKGWEVSVTPVGLTDVGRRLFEGMEELKIQQMHRDHVVGVPEGAQLLASTDVCENQGFVIPGRVLTVQGHPEFTTDIMEELLELRKGTGLFNEELFGSGMERNKVDDGVFIAQAFYKFLLQD, from the exons ATGTCTTCCCCCCTAACCCCACCCCCTCGCCCCATCCGCCTCGCCATCCTCGAAGCCGACACTCCAGTACCCGGCGCACACGCCCGCTACTCCGGCTACCGCGGCGTCTTCACGCACTTATTCACCCGCgccctcgcctcctcctcctccccttcctcctcctcctcctcctcctcctcctcctcccaggaccaagaccaagatcaaaaacaacaacaaggacaacaacaccccTTATCCTCCTACCTAACCATCTCCGCCCACGACGTCGTCAACAACCTCTCCGACTATCCTTCCCTCTCCGACATCGACGCAATCCTCATCACGGGCTCCAAACACAGCGCTTACGAAAATGACCCATGGATTGTGAAATTGACCGAGTTCGTCAAGAAGGTTCTTACTGAGCAGGAGggtgacggtgacggtgacggtgacggtgacTCGGACGACGGAAGCATCATcaaaggggggaaaaagaagatcATCAAAGTCATTGGTGTCTGTTTCGGACACCAGATTATCGGGCGAGCGCTGGGGcaggtggtggagaggaaCGAGAAAGGGTGGGAGGTTAGTGTGACGCCGGTTGGGTTGACGGATGTGGGCAGGCGCTTGTTTGAGGGGATGGAGGAGTTG AAAATCCAACAAATGCATCGTGATCACGTCGTGGGTGTTCCGGAGGGAGCGCAACTCCTTGCTTCAACCGACGTGTGCGAGAATCAAGGGTTCGTTATTCCGGGGAGGGTGTTGACGGTGCAGGGCCACCCGGAGTTTACCACGGATATCATGGAGGAGTTGTTGGAATTGCGAAAGGGGACTGGCCTTTTCAACGAGGAGCTGTTTGGAAGTGGTATGGAACGGAACAAGGTGGATGATGGCGTCTTTATAGCCCAGGCTTTTTACAAGTTTCTGCTGCAGGATTGA